AACTCGTAAAACCCGAGAATGCACGCCCCAGAACACCGCTGGGCAGGACATTCAGATCGTCAGCGAACGTGACGATGTCGTTTTCGCTATTCGGAGAGATCCTGCTGCTGTCTATTTCAGCGCCGTCGTTTCGAATGTTCAAGCCCGTCGACTGTTGCCATGTGAGCAGGGCACGTTCGAACGGTGCGACGGCATCGCTGGTCGCGAAGTTGTCGCCGCCGTCCGACGTCCGCGTACTCATGCGAAGCGAGTAGCCTCCGGCACTCTTGTTGGCAAGACTCGTTCTCCACGCGTCGCCCCCAAATGAGAGCGTCAGCAGGTTGTATTCGATCGTGAGTGTGGTCGCCGATGTCGCTTGCAGGCTTGAGGCCGTCTGGACCGTCACCGAGCCGGTGCCGGCACGGGAAGGAACACGTACCTGGATCTGCGTGTCGCTCCATGAGGAAACGAGTCCAGCCGGAGCCGCTATGATTGTGTTTCCGCCGTCGTCGGCATTCGCGAAGAACACTCGAGAGTTCGTGCCACCATCACTCGTCTCAAAGCCGGTACCGTTAATCGTCAACACATCGTTCGTTCCGGCAGTGACGGAAGTCGGAGATATCGACAGAATGACCGGCACGACTCCAGACTTCGCCGCCCGGAGCTCCGCAGGCTTCGGAACAGAATAGCCTTTCATCACGAGAGGCTCGCCCGTACGCGCGACAACCGACCGGTGGAGATCCTCCTCAATGTTGGCGTACGTCGTAAACACGTCGCTGGCACGTCCGCGCACTTCGTCGTAACGCGCAAATCCCTGAACACTGGAGTACGGCTGATACGAGTTTGTGCGATTCGTTTTGCCGGTTTCACTCAGGACGGCTGCTCTTTCGGCAAAAAACACACCCACGTCACCGGGCGTAAGGTGCAGTGCCGGCTCGACCGTCTGCGCCGTGAGATTGACACGTCCGCCTGGTGTAACGACTTGTATCTGCTCGCCCTCGACCTGTCCTTTGAAGACGCGATACACGTCGACATTGCTGGCCGTAAAAATGAGCGTCCTGTCGGAATTCCAGAACGACTCCTGATCGACGACTCGTCCTTCAACAATGAGTTCGGACCGGTCTATTCGTTCTTCGAGGGGCACCTCGTACAGGGCTGCCGTCTGAGCCTGCGCGGGCGCCGCTATGAAGATCGTCAGGAGGGCGAGTATCAGGGTGGGTGAAATCTTCATTGGGCTCCTGGTGGGATTATTTCAAGAATCAAAGATCGCTTCAATCATCATCTCACTGGCGCCTCAAGCGCCATCGCCTAAAAAACGACCTTGCGAAGATCAACCGCAAGTCAGGTCCACGGGAGCGGCTACTCGGGCGATTTCGCGACGGGAGGCGTCAGCGATAAACGAATGTCTTCTGGTCGGCTCGGCGTGCGGACGTATCGCCCAGTTACCTGCAGCGTTCTTCGCCCTTTCGAGTGAGTACTGACCTGTAGCCGCACGCGTCTCACATCGACGCATCCTGAACTGGCGTCCGTTCGTGGCGGTGGCCCATGCGCATCGCCGCGGGGGCTCGTGCCGGGATTGCGATCCTTGTCCGCACCGATGTTGTCGTCCCCTTCGGTCGGCCCGCCCATTCAGCCGAAACTTCGACGACTCGGTTGGCTCTGGGCTCCGTTCATCAATGCACTAGGCTCGGAGCACCAGTGTGCCCTTGAGTTCAGGACTCAACATGCCGATTTCTTCAGTGGATCAATCGCTCGGGTCATCCCGGCTCGGATACCAGTCTTATCCAGTGGAACCATGCGACGCCTTAACATCTGCACACTCGTCCTTGTCCTGACAGCGATGGGCGTTCTACCCCACTCCTCCCCGGCCCAGGCCATCGAGGAGGTCCAGAGCGCCATCGACGTCGGCAATGAAGGGTATATGGCCGCGATGGCGAACGCCGATGCACGAGCATTCGCTGCCATCTTTGACACCGACGGTTCGCGTCTTTCCGGTGGCGGAGACGTCGTGCGCGGACGTCACGCGATCACAAATCAAATGGGGGAGTTTTTCACCCGGGTGGGCCCAATATCGGCCACCCTTGAAACCGCCGATCTCTGGGTCGTCGATTCGCTGGCGTACGAAACGGGAATCTGGTCCTACACGTTTACTCCACCGGGTGACACACGACGCACCATCGGGGGTCGATACGTTACGCTGTGGAAGCGGCAAGTCGACGACCAGTGGAAAATCTTCGCGGAACTAGGCGTGCCCGGCACCGAAAGGTAGAGGTGGAGAGCAGTTTTCACTTCCGCCACGGCCCATGTCTTATATAGAGTGAGGTCAGAGCTGGCCCTACCACC
The sequence above is drawn from the Rhodothermales bacterium genome and encodes:
- a CDS encoding SgcJ/EcaC family oxidoreductase, which translates into the protein MRRLNICTLVLVLTAMGVLPHSSPAQAIEEVQSAIDVGNEGYMAAMANADARAFAAIFDTDGSRLSGGGDVVRGRHAITNQMGEFFTRVGPISATLETADLWVVDSLAYETGIWSYTFTPPGDTRRTIGGRYVTLWKRQVDDQWKIFAELGVPGTER